One Marinilactibacillus sp. Marseille-P9653 genomic window carries:
- a CDS encoding heavy metal translocating P-type ATPase has protein sequence MSETITSAEKNVYRVEGFSCANCAGKFERNVKDIPGVQDAKVNFGASKISVYGEPTIEELEKAGAFENLKVIPEKTRRQVPQEMNQEKNVYRVQGFSCANCAGKFERNVKELPGVQDAKVNFGASKISVYGETSIEELEKAGAFENLKVAPDERRQQASQEGKEVKKEEKVPFYKKQSTLLYSALFLVFGYLSSSVNGDENIVTTLLFVASMLIGGLSLFKVGLQNLIHFDFDMKTLMTVAVIGGAIIGEWAEVSLVVILFAISEALERFSMDKARQSIRSLMDIAPKEALVRRNGQEIMIHVDDIMVGDIMIVKPGQKIAMDGVVVSGYSAVNQAAITGESVPVAKIVDDEVFAGTLNEEGLLEVKITKLVEDTTISKIIHLVEEAQGERAPSQAFVEKFAKYYTPIIMVIAALVAIVPPLFFDGSWETWVYQGLAVLVVGCPCALVISTPISIVSAIGNAAKKGVLVKGGVYLEELGALKAIAFDKTGTLTKGVPVVTDFTVLNKKMEEKELLSIITALEYRSQHPLASAIMKKAEQENISYSDVNVEDFSSITGRGIKGFINGTTYYIGSPKLFKELFVPDFSQEFEDKVRHLQNQGKTAMIIGTEQNILAVIAVADEVRESSKDVIQKLHQLGIKQTIMLTGDNQGTAKAIGEHVGVSDIQAELMPQDKLDYIKQLRSEHGNVAMVGDGVNDAPALAASTVGIAMGGAGTDTAIETADVALMGDDLRKLPFAVKLSRKALNIIKANITFAIAIKVIALLLVIPGWLTLWIAILSDMGATLLVALNSLRLMRVKE, from the coding sequence TTGAGTGAAACAATAACATCAGCAGAGAAAAATGTGTACCGAGTTGAGGGGTTCTCTTGCGCAAACTGTGCCGGGAAGTTCGAGAGAAACGTCAAAGACATACCAGGAGTACAGGACGCCAAAGTGAACTTCGGCGCCTCCAAGATCTCCGTTTACGGCGAGCCAACGATCGAAGAGCTAGAAAAAGCGGGTGCTTTTGAGAACTTGAAAGTAATTCCGGAAAAAACGAGACGTCAAGTACCACAAGAGATGAATCAAGAAAAAAATGTATACCGAGTTCAAGGTTTTTCATGTGCAAATTGTGCAGGGAAATTTGAAAGAAATGTTAAAGAGCTTCCAGGTGTTCAAGATGCCAAGGTAAACTTTGGGGCATCAAAAATATCGGTTTATGGTGAAACTTCCATTGAAGAATTAGAAAAGGCTGGCGCTTTTGAAAACTTAAAGGTGGCTCCTGATGAACGGAGACAACAGGCTTCTCAAGAGGGGAAAGAGGTTAAAAAAGAAGAAAAAGTGCCATTCTATAAAAAACAGAGCACTTTACTCTATTCAGCCTTATTTCTTGTCTTTGGTTACCTTTCCTCATCTGTTAATGGGGATGAGAACATTGTTACTACATTATTATTTGTAGCATCTATGTTAATCGGAGGATTATCACTCTTTAAAGTCGGTTTACAAAACTTGATTCATTTTGACTTTGACATGAAAACCCTTATGACAGTAGCTGTTATAGGTGGTGCCATTATAGGAGAATGGGCTGAAGTTTCCCTTGTTGTCATACTCTTTGCGATTAGTGAAGCTCTGGAACGGTTTTCTATGGACAAAGCTAGACAATCGATTCGTTCATTAATGGACATCGCGCCAAAGGAAGCCCTTGTAAGGCGGAATGGGCAAGAAATCATGATCCATGTTGATGATATCATGGTTGGAGATATTATGATTGTTAAACCTGGTCAAAAGATTGCCATGGATGGTGTCGTTGTCAGTGGTTACTCTGCCGTCAATCAGGCAGCTATAACAGGTGAGTCAGTCCCTGTTGCCAAAATCGTTGATGATGAAGTATTTGCTGGTACTTTAAATGAAGAAGGGTTACTTGAAGTAAAAATAACCAAACTAGTAGAAGATACAACGATTTCTAAAATTATTCATCTTGTAGAGGAAGCCCAAGGGGAACGCGCTCCATCTCAAGCGTTTGTTGAAAAATTCGCTAAATATTATACACCAATCATAATGGTCATTGCTGCATTAGTTGCTATAGTCCCGCCTTTATTCTTTGATGGCAGTTGGGAAACATGGGTTTATCAAGGGTTAGCTGTTCTTGTTGTTGGTTGCCCTTGTGCGTTGGTCATATCGACTCCTATTTCTATTGTTTCAGCGATTGGGAATGCTGCGAAAAAAGGTGTCCTTGTAAAAGGAGGGGTTTATTTAGAAGAATTGGGAGCCTTAAAGGCCATCGCATTTGATAAAACCGGTACACTGACAAAAGGTGTTCCAGTTGTAACAGACTTTACAGTATTAAATAAAAAAATGGAAGAGAAAGAATTGCTTTCCATCATTACAGCTCTTGAGTACCGTTCGCAGCACCCTCTTGCTTCAGCGATTATGAAAAAAGCAGAACAAGAAAATATCTCTTATTCAGATGTAAATGTGGAGGATTTTTCTTCTATTACGGGTCGAGGTATAAAAGGGTTTATAAACGGAACAACCTATTATATAGGCAGTCCAAAACTTTTCAAGGAATTATTTGTTCCCGACTTTAGCCAAGAGTTCGAGGATAAGGTTAGACACCTCCAAAATCAAGGGAAAACTGCGATGATAATTGGTACAGAACAAAATATTCTTGCAGTTATTGCCGTAGCAGATGAAGTTCGTGAATCAAGCAAAGATGTGATTCAAAAGCTACATCAGTTAGGGATCAAACAAACAATAATGCTAACTGGCGATAATCAAGGTACTGCAAAGGCAATAGGAGAGCATGTTGGAGTATCTGATATTCAGGCAGAATTAATGCCTCAAGATAAATTGGATTATATCAAACAGTTACGATCAGAGCATGGGAATGTAGCCATGGTTGGTGACGGTGTTAACGATGCTCCGGCATTGGCAGCTTCTACAGTTGGAATAGCAATGGGTGGTGCTGGTACAGATACAGCTATTGAGACGGCAGACGTTGCGTTAATGGGAGATGATTTGAGAAAACTTCCATTTGCTGTAAAACTAAGCCGTAAAGCTCTAAATATAATTAAGGCTAACATTACCTTTGCTATTGCTATTAAAGTCATTGCATTACTACTAGTTATACCTGGATGGCTAACGCTTTGGATTGCCATTCTTTCAGATATGGGGGCAACTCTTTTGGTAGCATTAAATAGTTTACGACTTATGCGGGTTAAAGAATAA